One Halobaculum sp. CBA1158 DNA segment encodes these proteins:
- a CDS encoding haloacid dehalogenase type II, with protein MTFDPERVSTVTFDSYSTLVDVDAAEKALAERVEDPEPVSKLWRARSLEYTFVSNAIDAYQPFYEMNRDALQYALDAHGVDISTDARDEILAVYHELDVFADVRDGIERLRDGGYDCYVVSNGNPEMLDSMVEHADIGDILTDTISADEVETFKPDAEIYRHAAARTGTPIDEIVHVTAGWFDVMGAQHAGMQAAWVDRKASPWEPFGPEPDVTIETFYELAEALGV; from the coding sequence ATGACGTTCGATCCGGAGCGAGTCTCGACGGTGACGTTCGACTCGTACAGCACGCTCGTGGACGTTGACGCCGCCGAGAAGGCGCTCGCGGAACGGGTGGAGGATCCCGAGCCGGTGTCGAAGCTCTGGCGCGCCCGCTCGCTCGAGTACACGTTCGTTTCGAACGCTATCGACGCCTACCAGCCGTTCTACGAGATGAACCGGGACGCCCTCCAGTACGCGCTCGACGCCCACGGCGTCGACATCTCGACGGACGCCCGCGACGAGATCCTCGCGGTGTATCACGAACTCGACGTGTTCGCGGACGTGCGCGACGGGATCGAACGGCTCCGCGACGGCGGCTACGACTGCTACGTCGTGTCGAACGGCAACCCCGAGATGCTCGACTCGATGGTCGAACACGCCGACATCGGCGACATCCTCACGGACACGATCAGCGCCGACGAGGTGGAGACGTTCAAGCCCGACGCCGAGATCTACCGACACGCCGCCGCGCGGACCGGGACGCCGATAGACGAGATCGTTCACGTCACCGCCGGCTGGTTCGACGTGATGGGCGCGCAACACGCCGGGATGCAGGCGGCGTGGGTCGACCGGAAGGCGAGCCCCTGGGAGCCGTTCGGGCCCGAGCCCGACGTGACGATCGAGACGTTCTACGAACTCGCGGAGGCCCTCGGCGTCTGA
- a CDS encoding DUF3179 domain-containing protein, with product MNVRRVIPKDAIPSVEDPSFGETYNGDDGDRVVVIEGDDRPRAYPIRYLQFHEIVNDVVGGDPVAVTWCPLCGSAIVYDRTHDDTVLEFGVSGKLADDDLVMYDRGTESEWKQSSGRCIDGPLSGAELAVRPASVTTWATFRESYPEGVVLRPPGGTSEAAGEDATPREIDYDGTPYASYFEGDGYGLNAHVGEGDQREWNRTDLDPKTAVLGIEVGDDALGVPLPTVREAGGVVTASVGRRDVVVVATDDDGIHGYVDPGFELVLDADEGTIRGDGTTWEPATGRGDDGRRLERVPTRRLFAFAWRDDHGPDAFLDP from the coding sequence ATGAACGTCAGACGAGTCATTCCGAAAGACGCGATACCCAGCGTCGAGGACCCCTCCTTCGGCGAGACGTACAACGGCGACGACGGCGACCGCGTCGTCGTGATCGAGGGCGACGACCGCCCGCGGGCGTACCCGATCCGATACCTCCAGTTCCACGAGATCGTGAACGACGTGGTCGGCGGCGATCCCGTCGCGGTCACCTGGTGTCCGCTGTGCGGAAGCGCGATCGTCTACGATCGCACCCACGACGACACGGTACTGGAGTTCGGCGTCTCGGGCAAGCTCGCGGACGACGACCTCGTGATGTACGACCGCGGGACCGAAAGCGAGTGGAAACAGTCGAGCGGCCGCTGCATCGACGGCCCGCTGTCCGGCGCGGAGCTCGCGGTCCGACCCGCGTCCGTCACCACCTGGGCGACGTTCCGGGAGTCGTATCCGGAGGGAGTCGTCCTCCGACCCCCCGGCGGAACCAGCGAGGCGGCGGGCGAGGACGCCACTCCCCGAGAGATAGACTACGACGGGACGCCCTACGCGTCGTACTTCGAGGGCGACGGCTACGGCCTGAACGCGCACGTGGGCGAGGGCGACCAGCGGGAGTGGAACCGGACGGACCTCGACCCCAAGACTGCGGTCCTCGGGATCGAGGTCGGGGACGACGCGCTCGGCGTTCCGCTCCCGACCGTGCGCGAGGCCGGCGGCGTCGTCACCGCGAGCGTCGGCCGCCGGGACGTGGTCGTCGTCGCGACCGACGACGACGGGATCCACGGGTACGTCGACCCCGGGTTCGAACTGGTGCTCGACGCCGACGAGGGAACCATCCGGGGCGACGGGACGACGTGGGAGCCAGCGACGGGGCGCGGTGACGACGGTCGCCGACTGGAGCGCGTGCCGACCCGCCGGCTGTTCGCGTTCGCGTGGCGCGACGATCACGGCCCGGACGCGTTTCTGGATCCGTGA
- a CDS encoding dihydrolipoyl dehydrogenase encodes MDEVDFLVIGSGSGLDVANAAANQGQSVAVVEKGPLGGTCLNRGCIPSKMLLYHAEILETIERAGEFHIDATVDDADFSAIVEEVTAEVEGDSESIRDGLRSSPRHDLYEGEGRFVDDRTVEIVGGDDDGTRVSADTVLIAAGTRPSVPPIDGIDDVEYLTSTEALRLETPPEHLVVVGGGYIAAELGHFFETFGSEVTIVGRRPTLLPDADPEVAEAFTERYADRITVHTGHAATAVSESDGEVTVEARPYEYGEDAGEVDDGEAVSVTGDELLVAAGRTPNTDTLNLDATAVETDDAGFVETDEYLRTDAEGVWALGDIVGEYLLKHSANHEAQAVARNLLGDDLEPVDYTAMPFAVFASPEVAGVGATEDDLRGTDREYATRTYRYDQTARGSAMKADGFLKAIISLEGEILGCHIVGPEASNLIQEVVVAMRSGSGTVRDIRESVHVHPALSEVVQRGFSGQFSRGDTDRS; translated from the coding sequence ATGGACGAAGTCGACTTCCTCGTCATCGGGTCGGGATCCGGACTCGACGTCGCGAACGCCGCCGCGAACCAGGGCCAGTCGGTCGCGGTGGTCGAGAAGGGTCCCCTCGGCGGGACCTGCCTCAACCGCGGCTGTATCCCGTCGAAGATGCTGCTGTACCACGCGGAGATACTCGAGACGATCGAGCGCGCCGGCGAGTTCCACATCGACGCGACCGTCGACGACGCGGACTTCTCGGCGATCGTCGAGGAGGTCACCGCGGAGGTCGAAGGGGACTCGGAATCGATCCGGGACGGACTCCGGTCGTCGCCGAGACACGACCTCTACGAGGGCGAGGGTCGGTTCGTCGACGACCGCACCGTCGAGATCGTCGGCGGCGACGACGACGGCACGCGGGTCTCAGCGGACACGGTCCTCATCGCGGCGGGGACTCGACCGTCGGTCCCGCCGATCGACGGGATCGACGACGTGGAATACCTGACCAGCACGGAGGCGCTGCGACTGGAGACGCCGCCGGAGCACCTCGTCGTCGTCGGCGGGGGGTACATCGCGGCCGAACTCGGCCACTTCTTCGAGACGTTCGGGAGCGAGGTGACGATCGTCGGCCGTCGGCCGACGCTCCTCCCCGACGCGGACCCCGAGGTCGCGGAGGCGTTCACCGAGCGCTACGCCGACCGGATAACCGTCCACACGGGACACGCCGCGACGGCGGTCTCGGAGTCCGACGGCGAGGTGACGGTCGAGGCGAGGCCGTACGAGTACGGGGAGGACGCCGGCGAAGTCGACGACGGGGAGGCGGTGTCGGTGACCGGCGACGAACTCCTCGTCGCCGCCGGACGGACGCCCAACACGGACACGCTGAACCTCGATGCGACGGCCGTCGAGACCGACGACGCGGGGTTCGTCGAGACCGACGAGTACCTCCGAACCGACGCCGAGGGGGTGTGGGCGCTGGGCGACATCGTCGGCGAGTACCTCCTGAAGCACAGCGCGAACCACGAGGCACAGGCCGTCGCAAGGAACCTCCTCGGCGACGACCTCGAACCGGTCGACTACACGGCGATGCCGTTCGCCGTGTTCGCGTCGCCCGAGGTCGCGGGCGTGGGCGCGACCGAGGACGACCTGCGGGGGACCGACCGCGAGTACGCCACCCGCACGTACCGGTACGACCAGACCGCCCGCGGGAGCGCGATGAAGGCCGACGGCTTCCTCAAGGCCATCATCTCGCTCGAGGGGGAGATCCTCGGCTGTCACATCGTCGGCCCGGAGGCGTCGAACCTGATCCAGGAGGTCGTCGTCGCGATGCGATCCGGGTCCGGAACCGTCCGCGACATCCGCGAGTCCGTCCACGTCCACCCGGCGCTCTCGGAGGTCGTCCAGCGCGGCTTCTCCGGACAGTTCAGCCGGGGCGACACCGACCGCTCGTAG
- a CDS encoding FAD-dependent oxidoreductase, translating to MSTFVIVGGDAAGMSAASKAKRDDPDLDVVVFERGEWVSYGACGLPYYVKGEIQSLQDLVSVTPEEFREERDIDLRTGHDVVGIDPDDRTVTARHEGGTLTQSYDSLLVATGARAVEPPIDGIDREGVYTLGSMADGKELREYVARARSEGDLQQPDSGPACQFLETCRGPVGIVGGGYIGVEMAEALAANDFEVHLFQRGDRILKQFSEATSEAVREHLAKQDVAVYLGAAVNELAGGDAVEAVLTDEERVPVEMVLVGTGVRPRTELAEDAGIELGETGAIATDAYRETNVSDVYAAGDCAEAEHVVTGEPVYVPLALTANRHGRAIGQTVAGTPTEGGGVAGTAAVKAFELEAARTGVLDHEEARAAGFDPMTETISAKSRAGYYPEGGTVNVTLTVDRPSGRMLGGSLVSEYGEGAVHRSHALVGAVTEGVAVGDLANYDLAYAPPFNTTWDPVLTAAKVVEGKR from the coding sequence GTGTCAACGTTCGTCATCGTCGGAGGCGACGCCGCCGGGATGTCCGCCGCGAGTAAGGCCAAACGTGACGACCCGGACCTCGACGTGGTCGTCTTCGAGCGGGGTGAGTGGGTCTCCTACGGCGCGTGCGGGCTTCCGTACTACGTCAAAGGCGAGATACAGTCGCTGCAGGACCTCGTGTCGGTGACGCCCGAGGAGTTCCGCGAGGAACGCGACATCGACCTCCGGACGGGTCACGACGTCGTCGGCATCGACCCCGACGACCGGACGGTCACCGCGCGCCACGAGGGGGGAACGCTCACGCAGTCGTACGACAGCCTCCTCGTCGCGACGGGGGCGCGGGCGGTCGAACCGCCGATCGACGGGATCGACCGCGAGGGCGTCTACACCCTGGGATCGATGGCTGACGGCAAGGAGCTCCGAGAGTACGTCGCACGGGCGCGCTCGGAGGGCGACCTCCAGCAGCCCGACAGCGGCCCCGCCTGCCAGTTCCTCGAGACGTGTCGCGGGCCGGTCGGGATCGTCGGCGGCGGCTACATCGGCGTCGAGATGGCCGAGGCCCTCGCCGCCAACGACTTCGAGGTCCACCTCTTCCAGCGGGGCGACCGGATCTTGAAGCAGTTCAGCGAGGCCACGAGCGAGGCGGTTCGCGAGCACCTCGCCAAGCAGGACGTGGCCGTTTACCTCGGCGCGGCGGTCAACGAACTCGCCGGCGGCGACGCCGTCGAGGCGGTTCTCACCGACGAGGAGCGCGTGCCCGTCGAGATGGTCCTCGTCGGGACGGGCGTCCGTCCGCGGACGGAACTGGCCGAGGACGCGGGGATCGAACTCGGCGAGACGGGCGCGATAGCGACCGACGCCTACCGGGAGACGAACGTCTCCGACGTGTACGCCGCCGGCGACTGCGCGGAGGCCGAACACGTCGTCACCGGCGAGCCGGTGTACGTCCCCCTCGCGCTGACGGCGAACCGGCACGGGCGGGCGATCGGGCAGACGGTCGCCGGAACGCCGACCGAGGGCGGCGGCGTCGCCGGAACGGCCGCGGTCAAGGCCTTCGAGTTGGAGGCCGCCCGGACCGGCGTCCTCGACCACGAGGAGGCGCGCGCTGCGGGGTTCGATCCGATGACCGAGACCATCTCCGCGAAGTCGCGGGCGGGCTACTACCCCGAGGGCGGAACGGTCAACGTGACGCTGACGGTCGATCGGCCGTCGGGTCGAATGCTCGGGGGCAGCCTCGTCTCGGAGTACGGTGAGGGAGCGGTCCACCGAAGCCACGCGCTCGTCGGCGCTGTGACCGAGGGGGTCGCCGTCGGCGACCTCGCGAACTACGACCTCGCGTACGCGCCGCCGTTCAACACGACGTGGGACCCCGTGCTCACGGCCGCGAAGGTGGTCGAGGGAAAGCGCTGA
- a CDS encoding CARDB domain-containing protein, whose amino-acid sequence MSRERRLTAGAVAVLLVALLGVAVVPGVLADPSTDDPVRPGPVTIAEPPAIAAGEVDGGTAELRLTTRIGHGGNPTDNVSVRVRAYDAESGLLATERTVELEELTGDRSVPVNATLRVPREGGYTIETTLFRDGRAVDGDRRSVSGLDALGRDVTFTRSEAVPALSVSVADVDEAANRTTLAVAASLTNDGTVESGDLRVEVVLRQADSNLVADRESTTVTGIGAGETADATTELTVPSAYNYYVDAALYRDGRLVDTARSVANLDPTETIDADETTRDVEFEVGDFEGGDDGRDTPPPADEATRTSTANPGFGPVVAAVAVVGAALLARRRIQS is encoded by the coding sequence ATGTCACGAGAACGACGGCTGACCGCCGGTGCGGTCGCCGTCCTGCTCGTCGCCCTCCTCGGGGTGGCGGTCGTCCCCGGCGTCCTCGCGGACCCGTCGACGGACGACCCGGTCCGCCCCGGTCCCGTCACGATCGCCGAACCGCCGGCGATCGCGGCCGGCGAGGTCGACGGCGGCACGGCGGAGCTCCGGCTCACGACCAGGATCGGCCACGGCGGCAACCCGACCGACAACGTCTCCGTCCGGGTCCGCGCGTACGACGCGGAGTCCGGCCTGCTCGCGACCGAGCGGACGGTCGAGTTGGAGGAACTCACGGGCGACCGGAGCGTCCCCGTCAACGCGACACTCCGGGTGCCACGAGAGGGCGGATACACCATCGAGACGACGCTGTTTCGCGACGGCCGCGCGGTCGACGGCGACCGTCGCTCCGTCTCGGGGCTCGACGCGCTGGGCCGGGACGTGACGTTCACCCGCAGCGAGGCGGTGCCGGCGCTGTCGGTGTCGGTCGCGGACGTCGACGAGGCGGCCAACCGGACGACGCTGGCGGTCGCGGCCTCGCTGACGAACGACGGAACGGTCGAGAGCGGCGACCTCCGCGTCGAGGTCGTCCTCAGACAGGCCGACTCGAACCTCGTCGCCGACCGGGAGTCGACCACGGTGACGGGTATCGGTGCCGGCGAGACCGCGGACGCGACGACCGAGCTGACGGTCCCGTCGGCGTACAACTACTACGTCGACGCCGCGCTCTACCGCGACGGTCGGCTCGTCGACACCGCGCGGTCGGTCGCGAACCTCGACCCGACCGAGACGATCGACGCCGACGAGACCACCCGCGACGTGGAGTTCGAGGTCGGCGACTTCGAGGGCGGCGACGACGGTCGCGACACCCCCCCGCCCGCCGACGAGGCGACGCGGACCTCCACGGCGAACCCCGGCTTCGGCCCGGTCGTCGCGGCCGTCGCCGTCGTCGGCGCGGCCCTGCTGGCACGGAGGCGGATCCAGTCATGA
- a CDS encoding helix-turn-helix domain-containing protein yields the protein MTETGEDINDQVKADWKADTTPFERVYEIVEQTHDGQSAAAIADRALVSEPTARRYCKTLVNTGFAETEQDGQTTLYKRNSDRVLMSRIRELRAEVDRAELLDSIQDMKADIRRYEDCYDVVSPEELAQQLDADETDGWDDLTAWRTTRQNLAVAQAALAYDEASHQLAV from the coding sequence ATGACCGAGACGGGGGAGGACATCAACGATCAGGTCAAGGCGGACTGGAAAGCCGATACTACGCCGTTCGAGCGTGTGTACGAAATCGTCGAACAGACACACGACGGGCAGTCGGCCGCTGCAATCGCCGACCGCGCCCTCGTGAGCGAGCCGACGGCGCGTCGCTACTGCAAGACCCTCGTGAACACCGGCTTCGCCGAGACGGAACAAGACGGCCAAACGACGCTGTACAAGCGCAACAGCGACCGAGTGTTGATGTCCCGGATCCGCGAGCTGCGTGCGGAAGTCGATCGGGCGGAGTTGCTCGACAGCATCCAGGACATGAAGGCCGACATCCGGCGTTACGAGGACTGCTACGACGTGGTGTCACCGGAGGAACTCGCCCAGCAACTCGACGCCGACGAGACGGACGGCTGGGACGATCTCACCGCGTGGCGGACAACGCGGCAGAATCTCGCGGTTGCCCAGGCCGCGCTCGCCTACGACGAGGCCAGCCACCAGCTCGCGGTATGA
- a CDS encoding ABC transporter permease — MAILTRDQESTIIGANLLQFPLLFLSSAFLPLAALPRWIQMFARVNPVTYGVDAARSLMVDRDVMTVIEVSWSAAPLDGVVPGVAILAALDLVLGGIAVFLLSRASSSDVR; from the coding sequence CTGGCAATTCTCACGCGGGATCAGGAATCGACGATCATCGGTGCGAACCTGCTGCAGTTCCCACTACTGTTCCTGTCGAGTGCATTTCTCCCGCTTGCGGCACTCCCCAGGTGGATTCAAATGTTCGCTCGGGTCAACCCCGTCACGTACGGCGTCGATGCGGCGCGCTCGCTGATGGTCGACCGGGACGTGATGACGGTCATCGAAGTATCCTGGTCGGCGGCCCCCCTCGACGGTGTGGTTCCCGGTGTGGCTATCCTGGCCGCCCTCGATCTGGTATTGGGTGGAATAGCCGTCTTCCTGCTTTCCCGGGCATCCAGTTCGGACGTACGGTAA
- a CDS encoding universal stress protein gives MGVMLYVLATNSAERSEVLCDYLEPRLDASDAVHAVNSHRGGDRTTQGELDRGEEALAVVETRLSRVTDVETHQLVRGNSPAEDVIGFVERHDADEIVMGVRKRSTTGKVLFGSVAQDIFMQSPVPMRVVPVDDRR, from the coding sequence ATGGGGGTCATGCTGTACGTCCTGGCGACGAACTCGGCCGAACGGAGCGAGGTGCTGTGCGACTACCTGGAGCCCCGACTCGACGCGTCCGACGCGGTGCACGCGGTCAACTCCCACCGCGGCGGCGACCGAACCACGCAGGGGGAACTCGACCGCGGCGAGGAGGCGCTCGCGGTCGTCGAGACGCGGCTCTCGCGGGTCACCGACGTGGAGACGCACCAACTCGTCCGCGGTAACTCCCCCGCGGAGGACGTGATCGGCTTCGTCGAGCGTCACGACGCCGACGAGATCGTCATGGGCGTTCGCAAGCGCTCGACCACGGGCAAGGTGCTGTTCGGCAGCGTCGCGCAGGACATCTTCATGCAGTCGCCGGTGCCGATGCGGGTCGTCCCCGTCGACGACCGCCGGTAG
- a CDS encoding GNAT family protein, whose product MPGPVFRSGEAVELRTVEDEDAGFLAELVNDPQVRAGTAMATPVSEADEREWIDAVGDDGGVHLLACVDGDPVGIVGLNAPNETWGVAELGYQFAPDAWGNGYATDAASELCAHAFAERRLHKVSAKVYETNPASARVLEKVGFVEEGRHRREAFVDGEHVDVRRFGLLADEWSGGASDD is encoded by the coding sequence ATGCCTGGCCCCGTGTTCCGCAGCGGCGAGGCGGTCGAGTTGCGAACGGTCGAGGACGAGGACGCCGGCTTCCTGGCCGAGTTGGTTAACGACCCGCAGGTCCGCGCGGGGACCGCGATGGCGACCCCGGTTAGCGAGGCGGACGAACGCGAGTGGATCGACGCCGTCGGCGACGACGGCGGGGTGCACCTGCTCGCGTGCGTCGACGGCGACCCGGTCGGGATCGTCGGCCTGAACGCGCCGAACGAGACGTGGGGGGTGGCGGAGCTCGGCTATCAGTTCGCGCCCGACGCCTGGGGGAACGGCTACGCGACCGACGCCGCCAGCGAGCTGTGTGCCCACGCGTTCGCGGAGCGACGCCTCCACAAGGTGTCCGCGAAGGTGTACGAGACGAACCCCGCCTCCGCCCGGGTGCTCGAGAAGGTCGGGTTCGTCGAGGAGGGACGCCACCGCCGGGAGGCGTTCGTCGACGGCGAGCACGTCGACGTCAGGCGGTTCGGCCTGCTCGCCGACGAGTGGTCCGGCGGCGCATCGGACGACTGA